In the SAR86 cluster bacterium genome, ATGCCAATTAATTATGGCTCTCAAATCGAAGAGCACCATGCAGTGAGACAAGGTTGTGGTATTTTTGATGTATCTCACATGACAATTCTTGATTTTGAAGGCAGCGAATCCGAACTTTTTATCAGAAAACTGATTGCAAATGACGTAAGAAAACTTCAAGAGAACTATTCTGGTCTTTATTCTGCTATGTTGAACGATAAAGGCTTTGTAATAGATGACCTAATAGCCTATCGCATGGATAAAGGATTTAGACTGGTTGTTAACTGTGCAACCAGAGGTGAGGACTTAAAATGGATATCTGCGAGGGCTAAAGAATATGAAGTAAATATGCTAGAAAGAGATGATCTGTCAATGGTCGCTATTCAAGGTCCTCAATCTCCAAATGTCCTTAAGAACTTTCCTGCACCAATAGATTTTCTTAAAGAGAAAAAGAGACAGCAAGGAATTTTTCAAGATGATATCTTTGCAGCAAAAACCGGTTACACCGGGGAATTAGGTTTTGAAGTGATACTGCCTAATGAAAAAGCCATAGATCTTTGGAATATAGCAATCAGTGAAGGAGCCAAACCAATCGGCCTTGCAGCTAGAGATACACTTAGACTTGAAGCTGGAATGAATTTGTATGGTTTTGAGATGGATGAGACCATCTCGCCTTTCGAATGTAATATGGGCTGGACAGTTTGTTGGCAAGATGAGCAAAGAGATTTTTTTGGTAAAGAAAGTTTAATAAAACAGAAAGAATCAAATGATCTTAAAGAACTTGTTGGTATAATTACAGACGAAAAGGTGATCCTAAGGCAAGGACAGAAAATACACCTTGAGAAAGAGAATCATGCACGCGGAGTTGTCACTAGCGGAACTTACTCACCAAGCCTAAAGATGCCTATAGCATTAGCAAGATTACCAAAAAGTGATAGCACTTCTTGTTTTGCTGAAATTAGAGGTAAAAGAGTAAAAGCTATAATAGGTTCACCGAAATTTATTAAAGAGGGAAAAGTTATTTTCAAGGAAAAAGTATGAGTTCAGATAACGAAGTGAGATATTTATCAAGTCATGAATGGGGCAGAATAGACGAAGAAGGAATTCTTACTGTAGGGATCAGTGATCACGCACAAGATCTTCTCGGAGATATTGTATTTGTAGAGTTGCCAGAAGTTGGTGATATGTTAGAAGCAGAGGGAGAGTCTGCAATAGTGGAGTCTGTCAAGGCAGCCTCTGATGTATATTCACCTCTTACTGGTGAAGTTATCGAGATTAATGAAAAGCTACTTGATGAACCGGAAATAATTAATAATTCTCCATTAGAAGATGGTTGGTTTTTCAAAATTAAAATTGATGATGATCTACAATTTACTGACTTGCTAACAGAAGAAGAATATAACGATACTTGCGAAGATTAAAATTATTGGAAAATTTAAATAAAATAAATCTCTTTTCAAAACGCCACCTTGGTTCGAGTGAAGCCGATATTAATTATATGCTTCGGGAGGTTGGATACGACTCTATGAGCTCTTTTATTGATTCAGTAGTTCCCGGATCAATCCTCAAAAGAAATGCCGTTCAAATAGGTGAAGAAAGGACTGAAGAAGGAGTTTTGGAAGAATTGAAAGAAATAGCTTCTAAAAATAAGGTATTCAAAAGTTTTATTGGTCAGGGTCATTATGATAATTTCACACCATCTGTAATCCTTAGAAATGTTTTTGAAAATCCTGGGTGGTACACCTCTTATACACCCTATCAACCTGAAATATCTCAAGGAAGATTAGAAGCTTTAATTAACTTTCAAACAATGGTTAGTGATCTTACCGCTATGGAATTATCTAATGCTTCTTTACTCGATGAAGCAACTGCAGCCGCTGAAGCGATGACATTAGCTAAGCGCTCATCTAAATCAAAGTCTAAT is a window encoding:
- the gcvT gene encoding glycine cleavage system aminomethyltransferase GcvT, which translates into the protein MNKKTSLYQNHLEAKAKMVDFHGWDMPINYGSQIEEHHAVRQGCGIFDVSHMTILDFEGSESELFIRKLIANDVRKLQENYSGLYSAMLNDKGFVIDDLIAYRMDKGFRLVVNCATRGEDLKWISARAKEYEVNMLERDDLSMVAIQGPQSPNVLKNFPAPIDFLKEKKRQQGIFQDDIFAAKTGYTGELGFEVILPNEKAIDLWNIAISEGAKPIGLAARDTLRLEAGMNLYGFEMDETISPFECNMGWTVCWQDEQRDFFGKESLIKQKESNDLKELVGIITDEKVILRQGQKIHLEKENHARGVVTSGTYSPSLKMPIALARLPKSDSTSCFAEIRGKRVKAIIGSPKFIKEGKVIFKEKV
- the gcvH gene encoding glycine cleavage system protein GcvH; its protein translation is MSSDNEVRYLSSHEWGRIDEEGILTVGISDHAQDLLGDIVFVELPEVGDMLEAEGESAIVESVKAASDVYSPLTGEVIEINEKLLDEPEIINNSPLEDGWFFKIKIDDDLQFTDLLTEEEYNDTCED